The Fusarium musae strain F31 chromosome 10, whole genome shotgun sequence DNA window CCCCTGCGGCTTTCTATCCCTCCATTGAGGCACAGTCCAACGCGTCCGCAACCCCTGGACCAAGTCGTACATTTCAATCAGCACCAAGTTCTATGCCACCAGCGGCCATCCCGGGTGCTGACCTCTAAGTTCCAACGTGACTCCAAGAGCATTGAGATTATGGAAAATTCCGCCAACCCCTGTCCGGGCTCATGCATGGGTCCTTGAGGCTTTTGATCACTTCAACTCCAAGAGAGAGCTACCAGAGCATTTCCACGGTATTCGTCCCCAGCTTCATCGAGCATGGTTGAGACAGAACAAGCAAATAGCCAAGACAACTGTTACCAAGAAAAGGAATTCGGAAGGAACCCCTAACCAGCCTGCATCTAAGAAAACGAAGGGCTCAACGACAGTCAAGTCAGAAAACCAGCAAGCTGCTATGCCACCTCCAAAGCCTTTGGGAAACCCGAAAGGAAAGTACGCCATCAAAACCTTTCCCGCTGCTGCGATGACGATTCTCAACAGGACCACGATCAGTTTTGTAGTATAGTCCTCACCCCAGGAGACGGTGGGACGCTGCGAGGCTATCTCACTTTGGGCCAAACGAAGTACACTGCGCTCATGCCTTTCGATAAATGTCCAACCGATGCTTCGACTGGCAAAGTACCTTCAGATGGCGCGGCAAAAGAGTGCCCAGCAGAACCAAAATGTGGCCAGGTGACAAAAACTACAGCTGGGCGAAGTttcttggagatggcaagatcgaagtttattttaaaagctgaACTTCGAGCTAATTGCACAAAAGAGTTGTGGTCTTGGTGAAAGGATAAAGCATAGCGCGGCATCGTTTTGGGACGACTGGCATGACTTGGATGAGGAAGGTCAGACTTGCTTGATACGGACAGACGGATAACACCTGAACGGTGGTAATCGCAGGTATCTATCTGTCGGTGtagcttggcttccttggttAGTCGTCGCTCGTTCTTTTAGCCGGTCTTACATCTTTCGATCGATCAAGAATGCAGATTGCGAAAGTTTCAAGAAATCCTTTCCAGCGGGTTCTGTCAAGAGGACCAGTGATTATAGTCTCATGTTCCAGATGATCGATGATGTTTTTGGCCCAAAAAGTATCAGACCACGGACAATGTTCTGAACAAATGGTTCGGCCGGGACTGCGGAGTCAGCTTGCCAGCCACTTGCGGGATATACACAAATAGCCTATATTGAGAAGCTATTTGCCTATAATTGAGTACAATCTTCAAACTTCGCCGTTGTTGGCCTCTGTCAATTATTTTCAAATCTAATTCCATTACCATGACTGGTTTGAAATATGATCCTGAATACCTCAAAGCTCTGGGACCCGTCACGAAGGAACCCAAGCCCGAGCCATCCAGATCAGTTTTTGAGATCAGGAGGAATACTGAAGATGTCATCCGGCGAATCGTCACGAACTCTCCATACCCCGATGGCGTGCTGGAGACTGTGTATAAAGTCAAAAGTTACGATGGAGTCGAGATTGAAGTCACCCGCTTCGCCTCTGAGGAGACTTTAGCTTCAGAGAAGCCCACGCCCGCTGTGATGTACTTTCACGGCGGTGGTTATGTCTCTTGTTACGTGGAGCTGTTTGCACCTCAAATCGCCCGTTTCGCGAACGATTCAAAGCTTCCATACTTCGCGGTGTCTTACCGGCGAGCGCCAGAACATCCTGCTCctgctggtgttgaagacGGGTATGCTGCTCTTCAGTTTGTATCGAAGTCTGCGGTAGGACTTAACGTCGACCCTACAAAGATCGCTCTGCACGGTGACAGCGCTGGTGGAGGACTCGCCGCGGGTCTCGCTTTGATGGCCAGGGATCGACAGCTTGATCCTCAAATTGCGAAGCAACTGCTCGTCTACCCAATGCTTGATGACCGAGATCATGTCGAGACAGACGATCCGATTCTTGACCTCATGGTCTGGAAGCCTGATGGAGCGAAACTTGCATGGGATGTGTACGCCTCTGAGGTTCGAGAGAAGATTGATCCACAAGCTCTATCTTACGCGATTCCAGCTCGGGCTGCAACGTTGCGAGGCCTGCCTTCCACTTATATCGACGTGGGATGTCTCGATCTGTTCAGGGATGAGAATCTGGAGTATGCTAAGAGGTTGGCTAACGAGCATGTTGAAGTCGAGTTTCATCTTTGGCCAGGGCTGCCACACGGATTCGACGGGATGAGGGATATCAGTTGGTTTGCGAGGTGTCAGGAGAGTCGTATAAGTGCACTGAGAAGGATGTGATGGTCAGCTGATGGAACATTGATGAAGAGCATAAGCCCAATACCTAGCCAATGCAGTACAACGGTAGCATTCTCAGTATCTCAATAGCCACGCCTGGGTGTATAGAATCGTTCCGCGCCATGAGGCCCTATCCGTCCTTGACGTTACTCTGTGTACCTGCAGCTGCCTTCATACGGCGATGATCTGTTACACCAAAATATGTCAGTCGATTAAGCTTAGATCGGCTAACAGATGATATCGATAGAGGATACTTACACTGTAAAGCGCATTGTCGATCATGGTTCTTTCTGAGCGCAGCGGACGATGACCAGTGCGACCACTACAGCTGCAGAGGGTCAGTCCAACAACGAGGTCCGAGGCAGCCAAGGCAGCCGTTGAGAAAATTTTGTGCACTTGGGGTTGTCTCCCGGCTTCCCAGCACGAAAAGATGCCATCACATGGAATAACGGCAATTCGTGCTGTGAGTTGGTTGACCAGTCAAGGTATGAGACAATAGCATTGGTCGGGAAGCAAGGCGTTGACCAACAGGGCTAATAGGGCCGATGCACGTAAAATGACACTTGAACTGCCAGAGCCGCGTCAATAGAAATGCGGGTGAATGTGGAGAAAACATGGAGTAAATGTCATGAGACGGAATAAACTCTGGTCCAAGAATTGACATTGCAACGCTACCGTCCCATGGCAAAATTCCCATTGACGCGTTTTATTCTCCGGCTGATCCATCCATCGTACCCCTCACGCAGTTCAATTCATCGGTGAAGAGCACCACCGAACCCCCCAGACTTTTTTGATCGACACGATTCGGGAGTGAGAGCCGTGGGGAAGCTATGTCATGTCATGTAATGCGGGTCATTTGTGGCCGAGATGACTTTTTTGTGGTGGCATTGGATGCGCGTATATAAGTTCTGGGTGATGCTGAGCACGCGAGCTTGAAGTTGATCGTCATAGCAAGTCACGATGAAGTTGCTTTCGCTTTCAACTGTCGGGCTGCTTGCCTTGACTGGTTTGTCGATTGGACAAGAGACAAAGGACGTTCCGATTCAAGACAATGGACTCACAAACATTGTTGAATGGTAATTCACTTCACTCGATTGCCGCCTTTGGGACCTCTAGCTAACAAACAACTTAGGGACGACCATAGTTACCTGATCAATGGCGAGAGGATCTTTGTCTTCTCGGGTGAATTCCATTACTGGCGT harbors:
- a CDS encoding hypothetical protein (EggNog:ENOG41~MEROPS:MER0034959~CAZy:CE10) → MTGLKYDPEYLKALGPVTKEPKPEPSRSVFEIRRNTEDVIRRIVTNSPYPDGVLETVYKVKSYDGVEIEVTRFASEETLASEKPTPAVMYFHGGGYVSCYVELFAPQIARFANDSKLPYFAVSYRRAPEHPAPAGVEDGYAALQFVSKSAVGLNVDPTKIALHGDSAGGGLAAGLALMARDRQLDPQIAKQLLVYPMLDDRDHVETDDPILDLMVWKPDGAKLAWDVYASEVREKIDPQALSYAIPARAATLRGLPSTYIDVGCLDLFRDENLEYAKRLANEHVEVEFHLWPGLPHGFDGMRDISWFARCQESRISALRRM